Genomic window (Pseudovibrio brasiliensis):
TATGATTACAACAACGGCGCACACACACTAGCGCCTGAGACGAACGCACCCGATACACCAGTGTTGCACTGTCAGGCGACAGGCAATGTCCCTCTGCCAACCAAGCTGCCAGAAGTTGTCTGGCGTGCAGGGCTGGATCTGAACCCGTTGAACCTTCAGGATGAGGACATCGCAGCATGGCTCCAAACGCTCGTCTGGCCGGGACAGGAGGACCGCCGACACCGCCTACAAAAAGCAATCAGTGTGGCAAAGCAGCAGAAAGTCCAACTGGTTAAAGGAAACCTTCTCGAAGATCTGCCAGCCTTGTTGGAACAAGTCCCAACAGGCACCACACCTGTGGTCTTCCACAGTGCTGTCCTCAACTATGTTCGGGATACCACCAAGCGTGAAGCTTTCGTCGATCTGATGCTGAACTCCAACGCCCATTGGATCTCCAACGAAGCCCCTGGCGTCTTCCCACAACTCGCCAATAAAGTCTTCAGTTCACGCCCTTCAGGCCGCTTCCTCCTCTGCGAAAACGGCACCCCCCGCGCCTGGATCGGCCCACACGGCCAGTCGATTGATTGGATTGAGTAGAAGCTGGTTGTAACCTTCAGACCATCAACACAGCATTTAGCTCCAGTTTGAAGGAAAATACGTAAATTCCGGAAAGCATTCATTTGAGAGGGCGTAGTACTTTGCTCAAAGCATGAGAAAGACGGGTGGTTGCTTCACTTAATCGATGGTGGAGGGCAGACGCTTATGTTTTGGAGACGATCTATGCCATTGCAATCATTGAGCAAAGAAGAGCACAAATGGGCGAATGATATGGCTCGCCAGTTAAACCTGAGCTTTTCTGAAGAAGATGGTGACCAAGCCGGTGCTCAGCAGCAACCTGAAGCCGCTCCTGCTAACCCGTGGCAGGAACTTGATGCCATGGAGAAAACTGCAGAAACATTGCTCGCGAACATGGAACTCGTCAAAAAGCAAAGGGCTGTCTTTACTCCTTTCAAGAAGGCAGGCCAATCTGCTAGCACCGGAGTTGCGGGCGCTCGCAAGGATCTGAAAGCTCATAAAGAGCAGAATGCGCAGGCAAAGATCGCCAAAATCAAAGAAAACATTGCATCCATGGAACAACTCATCGCTATGGCGAAATCCAATCATGTTGCATTGAGTGGGCAGATCCCGTGGATTAAGGAAGATTATCAACGTTTGGCTGCTGAGGTCCCAGTCGTGGAAAGCCTTGCGATTGCAAAGAAAATACCAAGCAAGAAGCACAAGAAGTTTTTAAGCCTTGATCAGGAGGCAAGTCGCTTAATAAACGATGCGGAGGTGCTCTGTGAGAGCCAGGAAGTCGATGCAGCCAACAAGCTTATAAAAACACTCCACAAGACACTTCAGAGCTATCAGAAGGAAGTTGATTGGCTCCAAACTCTTCCTGCCGTGAGTGGCGTTGGGGCAACTGACACAACATACAGATCAAAACGCGAAAAGATCGCTGCCGCTTTCCATCGTAAAGAGGAAGATGTCCCGGATTTGGCGGTGGTCAAGCCCGAGGCTTCAGAGAAAACGAAGGTTTTTATTGAATCCTGGAAACGAGACAACTTTACTGATCCAGCAAAACGAAAAGACCTGCAAAAGCGTGGCGGAGCCTCCGCGCCTTTTAAATTCGTCGTCCACACAGGATCTATGGAGAACCTGATCAACCAGACAGGTTGTTTTGCACCTGATGCAAATGATTCCATGAAGGGGTGGGACACCATTTGTACATCTGTTGTGACCGATGAGAAGTGCTTTGCCTACGGCGCGTTCGGTGTAATTCTGGATGTCCCCCCTCAAAATGTTCTGGTCTCCAGTCCGGATGACATCATGAGTGATCTGAATATTGGCCGGGAAGATCGTAAAGAATACATGGTCAATGTTACGCAAGAGCAGAACGAAAAGCTTCTCGATGTGCCTGATCATGTCCGCAATGGTTACCTGAAGAACCATCTCGGCAAGTTTGACTACGACAAACGGCAGCAACCTGTCGATCAGTTGATGGAGAATACATACCACCAGCACAATGAAGTGATCATCTCAACCAAGGAAGGTGTTCAACATAAAGAAGGCGTTGGCGCAACAGCTCCGATCAAAATTCAAGGCATCTTCATGATCGACTCTGAACCTTCTCCAGACACGATCGCCGTTCAGAAGTTTAACGGTAAAGAAGCTTTGTCCAAGGAAGAAAAGTACCAGCTCTTCATGCAGCACGCTGAAAAAGTAGCCAAAAGCCTTGGTGTGCCGATCTTGTTCCTGGATGGTGAAAGCACAACCGCCTAAGCCCTACAATAAAGCCCGGTACTTCCGTACCGGGCTCTTTAATCTCTTAAAAGCTGTTCAGCTTACTGGCAGAGGCTCTTGCCGACGCAGTTCAGGTCTTCGCAGGCTTCTTTCAGGCGCTCGATGATGCCCAGCTCACCTTCACGCAGCCATTTGCGTGGGTCGTACTGCTTCTTGGTTGGAGCACCGCTCTCCGGGTCGATCTGGTATTTGAAAGCATTGGCGTTTGCTTCCACATACGCACCAACTTTTTCAGAGAATGCGAACTGAGTGTCGGTGTCGATGTTCATTTTGAACACACCGTAGTTCAGGCTCTCTGTGATCTTGGATTTTTCAGAACCGGAACCACCGTGGAACACCAGTGCCAGTGGGTTTTCGCCCAGATTATGGGTTTCGCGAACCAGCTTCTGGCTTTCACGAAGAATTTCTGGACGTAGCTTCACGTTGCCTGGCTTGTAAACGCCGTGCACGTTGCCGAAGGACGCAGCCACGGAGAAGTGACCCAGTGGGTTCAGGCGATCATATGCCTGCAGCACGTCTTCTGGCTGGGTGTAAAGCTTTGGATTATCTGCTCCGATATCTTCATCAGAACCGATACCGTCTTCTTCACCACCGGTCACGCCCAGTTCAATCTCAAGGCTCATTTCCAGCGGAGCCATCATCTTCAGCAGGCGTTCACTTTCAGACAGGTTGAACTCGATGTCTTCTGCAGAAAGATCCAGCATGTGAGAGGTGAACAGCGGCTTGCCGTGGGCTTTGTAGAACTCTTCGCCATGCTTGATGAGTTCTTCCAGCCAAGGGATCAGGCTCTTGTCTGCGTGGTCGGTGTGCAGCACAACGCCAACACCGTAATGCTCTGCCAGCAGGTGCACGTGCTGAGCTGCAGAAACTGCGCCAAGCACTTTCGCCTGGAAGCTGTCCTTGATGCCTTTACCGGCATAGAACTGCGCACCACCATTGGAGAGCTGAATGATAATGTCTGTATTGTTTGCAGCTGCTGCTTCAAGAACTGCGTTGATGGAGTCCGTTCCAACAACGTTGACCGCAGGCAAAGCGAATTTACCTTCGCGGCATGCTTCAATCAGGGTTTTATAGTCTTCACCAAAGATGACGCCCGGCTTGAGCTTTCCCATGTTTATAGGCTCCTGTGTAACAGCAGATAGGGGAGGCAAAGTGCCTCGCACTGTGAACTGGCAACAAAGCCGGACCATGGCCTTGGCCAGTTGCCGCGCACACTACTCAGCAATACGCAGAACTACAACATTTCTAAGGGCATTCTGAGGAATTTAATGGATTTAAGAGGCAAATCACTGGCCTTAAGCGGTAATTCCCTTCATGCAGTTTTCGTGTTTTTCACAAGTAGCAACAAGAACCACAACTTCTACGCAAGTTTCGCAGCCGACTTAGGGGAATCAGAGGACGGACTGTCCTGCCATCACACGGGCGCTGATGCCAATGGGCATGGACTGCGTGTCCCCTGCCAGAACCTCAAGCACAGGCCGCAATTCAATCGCGGACCCATACTTGCGCAGATGCGTTGAAAGCTCCATCAGCAAAGCCAGATCAGTGGACACCAGCGTACCTGCACCACAAGAGCGAACCGCATGCAGTAGTCCGCTCAGGTCCCCCTGTCCAAGCTCTGGCGAGATTGTGCCATCCGGGGCCCCCTTCACCTGAGACGCGCAGATCTGGGGAAGATCGACAACAGAAACCTGCTCCATCTGCCCAAGCAGAGCACGGGAGGCAACCTGACTGCCAAACAGGTTCGGCGCATCAGATACATCCAGAAACGCAACCTTGCCTGCAAACCCAGTCAAATTCGGCGCAAAGTCTGGTGCGGCAAGCAGAAGGTCAGATACCTCAAAACACTTGCGCGTAAACTTGGCCGTGATCTTGGCAAGTTCCTCAGATTGCTCGGAGAGCAGAGGCATATATGCCCGCTCAAACACCTTGGCGCAAAACGGCGACAGCACAGCCACGAAATCATAATGGCCAAACTGCGAAATCACTTCCTTCGCCAGATCCCGCGCGTCATCCAGCTCATTGGAGCGCAAGGAAACGAGCCCACAGCAACTTTGTATGGTAGGCGCTTCCACCTCATAGCCAGCCTTCTCCAGGAGATGCACAGCAGCTTTGATGAGGGATGGGCGGAAGAGATTGGTGGTGCAGGAAACAAACAGGCCGACCCGGGCATCCTTCTTGAATTTTGGGCGTCGTTGTCTGGCCATAACAGCTGGAAATCCTGCAGTCTTTTGAGCAATGCATAAATCAAATCACACAAAGACTGCCTGCCACACTTTCCGGACCATCGCAATGATTTATCAGGGAGGCGTTATACAGCGTCCATAGTATCCAAACTGTG
Coding sequences:
- a CDS encoding DUF2332 domain-containing protein, which encodes MTVLSSVIERGYLGFASHEAKDNSPIYEEWATHVAGSPIFHDFLMALPEAKQQPNLLFAAIRWVTGRIPEVAELDETLQRQSGAIKQEMMNRSTQTNEAGRCATLLPLLARLPQPLSLIEVGASAGLCLLPDHYAYDYNNGAHTLAPETNAPDTPVLHCQATGNVPLPTKLPEVVWRAGLDLNPLNLQDEDIAAWLQTLVWPGQEDRRHRLQKAISVAKQQKVQLVKGNLLEDLPALLEQVPTGTTPVVFHSAVLNYVRDTTKREAFVDLMLNSNAHWISNEAPGVFPQLANKVFSSRPSGRFLLCENGTPRAWIGPHGQSIDWIE
- the fbaA gene encoding class II fructose-bisphosphate aldolase codes for the protein MGKLKPGVIFGEDYKTLIEACREGKFALPAVNVVGTDSINAVLEAAAANNTDIIIQLSNGGAQFYAGKGIKDSFQAKVLGAVSAAQHVHLLAEHYGVGVVLHTDHADKSLIPWLEELIKHGEEFYKAHGKPLFTSHMLDLSAEDIEFNLSESERLLKMMAPLEMSLEIELGVTGGEEDGIGSDEDIGADNPKLYTQPEDVLQAYDRLNPLGHFSVAASFGNVHGVYKPGNVKLRPEILRESQKLVRETHNLGENPLALVFHGGSGSEKSKITESLNYGVFKMNIDTDTQFAFSEKVGAYVEANANAFKYQIDPESGAPTKKQYDPRKWLREGELGIIERLKEACEDLNCVGKSLCQ
- a CDS encoding (Fe-S)-binding protein, which translates into the protein MARQRRPKFKKDARVGLFVSCTTNLFRPSLIKAAVHLLEKAGYEVEAPTIQSCCGLVSLRSNELDDARDLAKEVISQFGHYDFVAVLSPFCAKVFERAYMPLLSEQSEELAKITAKFTRKCFEVSDLLLAAPDFAPNLTGFAGKVAFLDVSDAPNLFGSQVASRALLGQMEQVSVVDLPQICASQVKGAPDGTISPELGQGDLSGLLHAVRSCGAGTLVSTDLALLMELSTHLRKYGSAIELRPVLEVLAGDTQSMPIGISARVMAGQSVL